In the genome of Chrysoperla carnea chromosome 5, inChrCarn1.1, whole genome shotgun sequence, the window CCATCGTCCGTATAAAAACTCGTCATTACATACATAAGTGaccaattcaatttatttggtatgaaaataaattatttgacttTCATTAATATGTAGGATATTCCAATTGACACCAAGGCTTCATTAGATAACAGGGTAGATAACAATGAAATAATGACAGTTATTTTACCTAAATTAAGTTAGCGGACCACTTTTCGAATTTTCCAACTTTTCCATACTGGAAATATGCCGTTTTTTAttcgtgaaaattttaatttattcgctTGAAAAAATAGGTATGGTCCgctaactttatattatattagcggaccaattttcgtattttccaattttattgtaCCGGGAGTTtgccgttttttttttcgtaaattgttggtgtaattttttcactctaatactttaaaaaaaaaatggaatggtCCACTAACTTCATATTAACTTAGCGGACCacttaaagaattttcaattattttatattagtaatttgccgttttttataccatgtatatatgaaatatacatagtatattaagtttagtccaaagtttgtaacgcataaaaatattgatactacgaacaaaattttggtataggtgtttataaaatcacctaatcagtccatttccggttgtctgtccgtcgataactcaaaaaccaaaagagatatcaagctcaaatttgtatagcgtactcagggggtaaaaagttaggtcgttaggtttgtaaatgagcaaaataggccaattgggtcttaggtccgtaggacccatcttgtaaaccgtgaaagattgtttgttttcacttgttattcgtaaattattcgttgaatttttaattttttcgctcAATTAGGTACTTTTTAAGAAAACCAATGTGGATAGCAACCCATAGCTATTGTATGACACATTTTACATTTGATACAGTACTTACGTACCAAGTTAGTTTAAATGTATTtgcttcaaaatttaattgttgaagAGAGTCTGGtttttactgtaatttttagagaaatataagtaatgataaacaatttttagaaatcttaaattataaataaagaattttcaggAGTTGGTCcgctaattaaatattataaaataacggCTTCTTGAAAAACCACCCTGATTTTCTTGAAAAGTAATTgagcgaaaaaattaaaaaattaacgaagaatttacaaaaaaaggacGGCAAATTcccagtaaaataaaatttggaaattccAAAAGTGGTCCGCTAACTCAATgtaggtaattattttttatatgtaaaggaagtttagaaaaaaatgttatttataaaaaattgttaaatgttttGTATTAACAAAACGGGTGCGAAACAAATTGGAAATTTAGAATTTAACCTAAAGTTACTTGAGTTTGATTTCATAATTTAGATATATTAATTCTACAATATGTTATCCTGTTTGCAATGAAGTCAATAGAGTAAGAGATGCAATCAAGTCAATAGTTCAGAAATGGGGTGATGGCACATCCATATAAACCATCCGTTTCTGGTTTTCTTAATTCATCACCATCAGTTCTAATTTCTAAATCATGAATGATTTCATACTGTGTACCGAATTGCCAATTTTTCTAtgctattatttttaagaatgttccttttcttcaaaatttcaataccttataattaaaataggaCACTTTCCcgattacaaatatatttacaaaatgttatcATTTCCATGTTATCTCTACCATTTGAAACAGTCTtggttatttgaaatattataattctttCAATTACGCATGAAAtctgtatattaaaatgaatttttttaacctaagatccctttaaaataattttccctgTAGATTTAACTCCCCATACATTATCTACCTCTTTCTTACCATAGTAAAAATGAATAacgagtttttaaaattattagtatcATTGTTACTAGATTAgtagtttttttaatcatctaaaactatttagttaaaatattcattatattatttcatcatgctatgaaattatttttctttatatttgttCTGTTAGAATTTATTGTACAATGTTTGTCTAGGTACAACAAGCTCACCAAAAAATTTGTGGGCTTGTGTGAATTtgataaatggaaaaaaaaaattgcctataaaagtagaaaataaacgaaaatttacGGAAGGGATTGTTTTGTTCCTAAAGGGTaagtaattcttaaaattactattataaaaaagaatattgctatagataaaatcatttttcagaaaatgaggccgatatattaaaaattattaatgaaggGAAGAGAATTAGAATACCaagtataaaaactttaattagcGCGTCAAGTGACACGGATGAGAGCGTTAGAATTACTGCCACACCTATCCGATCATCCAAGTATCAATTAAATGACGAATGGCTTGCTGCggaattcaattcaattagAAATGAATATACATCACAGACACCACAGGTATGCATTTCATACATTTGGTAAATATaaagcaaattatttattaaaatttgtttccctttaatttttgtataattcaaaaatcaaaaatcgtaGTAAAGAAATCATACATGTGCAAACGTACACTTTATTTTAGTCTATATCAAGGTGTGGCATCAAATCCAATATGTCTCGAATTTTTAGACTCTTAAGTACTTATTAGTTATTATTCTGTATTGATTGACTAGAACTAGTTAGAATCATACCTTTGTtacatctttttatttttaaagaagtgaaataaaaaatcttaattttaaaactgtccATTCCTTAatcgatttataaaatatattaaagtaataGTATGGAACAGTTGCTAATGTGATCCCGATCGTAAAAACGGGGaactttaattgttaataatgtcattttgtaaaatattattctttcttaaaatattatattcttttttttgacaaattgatTGTTCCAAGAAGACAATTTACAGCGTTTAAACTACAGTATAATGATTATCAACATCGATTAATACCATAAATGCTTGTGAGACTTTTAATTTGCTACTAAAAGGAAATTAGTTGAAAACGTAATACagtgaaacatagttaagagaGAATTCAATGGACtgtgaactttttttttcttatatagaTTTCTCactaattataccatgcatatatgaaatatacatagtatattaagtttagtcccaagtttgtaacgcttaaaaataatgatgctaggaaaaaaattttgtcatagctgttcataaaaacacctaattagtccatttccggttgtccgtccgtccggccgtccggccgtccgtctgtggtcacgataactcaaaaacgaaaaaagatatcgagctgaaatttttacagcttactcaggacgtaaaaagtgaggctaagttcgtaaatgagcatcataggtcaattggatcttgggtccgtaggacccattttgtaaaccgttagagatagaacaaaagtttaaatgtaaaaaatgttccttataaaaaaataaaaaacttttgtttgaaacatttttttgtaaacatcactgtttacccacgagggcgataattaggtgcaaattttatagtatttgtatgttgtatgtgtgtttgtttaaaagtgaatatcttttgttatttacgtgacgtcaaaaaaacaaatgagtGCGCAATGTatgacactgtctatacattttatacatactgtctatacatgtgttatgtgataaagaaatcaacactgactatgcatggtatttcaacaataaactcagtcaattgtttgttttcacttgtttttttctagtttatagAGGTACAGGAATAGTATGTCTCATTTAGAGACGTCTattcataatattcaaaatatttagttatatacgaagtaaatcataatttattgtcATACATAGCAATTGTTGAATTGTAGCCTATAGAGGTACAGGCAAAAGAGACTCTCAGTTATAGATGTCTTGGTAGGAAAAACGACTGTCGCTTatacagatttttatttttggtaataatGTTCGCTAcatcttaattttttatgtgatcAGTGAGCTCACGATTGAGATTGATACATGGTTGTTTTCAAAAGCGTAATGTTTCTTTTATCAAGACAAATCttgattataaatatcaatgtaaatatgaaagaaaattataaataatacattcaaaGAACgtaatatttctttcaaaaacggttctcaatcaaatttttttacattgaagTGAAGGGTTCATCTTGGAtcataaatctaataaattcgtaaaaagttatttattttttaacacacaGTATACATATACATCGTATCTGTTTCAAGTAATGAAAAAAGTCTCgacttttgaattgaaaatcaaatgactctcgattttttcaaccgTTTTTAATacttcctttttatttttttttacttttatatttattttgaaaattattcgatCTAACAGATTCTTATTTTACTGATTTCAATAAACGTGCGTATaaggtaaattaaaattaaatgcgtatgttcttattaatttttgtttctttattctTTTCCCTAGAACGAATGTTACAATCCGAATTGTAGAAGCAAAATAATAGCAGTGGAGgaggaaaatgaaaatttaaaagaggaaaatgcaaatttaaaagaggaaaatgcaaatttaaaaaaggaaattgcAGATTGCAAAGAAAAAATGGAGAGAATGAAGAATAAAATGATAGGTAATTGGTACATGAGAGTTTAACCTAGACAGTGATACAGTGAACACTTACTTATTGttgtgattaaaatataaattatcaactTATTATCCTAATATTTACGtgaaacaacaaaaatacataaatagttATAGTACACATAGACACATATACAACTACTCACTTTGAGTGAGTAGACcaaaacatattacataaaatataatacctacatggatatattaataaaaacaaccaaaaaattaatttttatacaacaaacaaattaaaataaaatatacttaaaaaaatctaCACCATAAAAACAACTACACTTAAAACACTCAACATGCAATCACCAAACATTTTATCTACACAATCACCATCGACCTCCACATACTCAAATATactaaaaactgaaacatacccTACAAAACATCATGCgattgttatacaaaaaatagacAACGTCGAATTCACCGATCACATATTAGCACTACGAAAAATCATAAATCTAAACGAAATCACTGACGCATACCCTATGAGTTTCAATAGAATATGTATATATCTGAAAACAAAAGAGATAGCCGATGAAATAGCggaaaaacataaagaaataaatgtaaatggaCATAATACCCCCCTCAAAAAATTAGTAACTCCAACGAAACGACTATTAATAACTGTACCAGCAAATATCCCCAACGATATTATATTACATCACTTAacaatcaacaaaataaaaacaacatcaTCAATAACCAGAGTTAAATTGGCAAATCCAGAATTGATGCACATAAATAGCGGAAGAAGGCAAATTTACTATCTTCCACAAGAAGAAACGCCGATTCCAGATTCAATTCTGATAGAACATGAAAATGAAACCCACCGAATCTATCTTAGTACTGAAAAATGCGAAATCTGCAACAAACATGGTCACACAAAAGACCGATGCAGAAATAACATGCAAACTACCACAACAAATACCTCTCAAATCCAACACTTAccaaattcaaaagaacaaaatattcaaaaaccgGATGAAACAGAAACAATCCACACAGACATTCAAACCACAGACAACAACAACCTAGAAAACCCAACCATACAAAAAACCACCAACGATAAACCAAATACTCAAAATGTCACCATTAATTCAAAtaacaatgttaaaaaaatagtaacaagcatctcaaataaaaatcaaatcctCAAACGACTCCGCTCTACTTTAAGCACTAGCAGTACCCAAGACTCCGAAAATgaacaaacaataattataacagcTTCTCAAACTCCACACCTAGAAATAGAACGAAGTATTACTATAGAAAAAGCACCATCCCCTCAAGAAAATCCTATTACAACGAACCAGCCAGCAATATCAAACAAAGGACaaggtaataaaaaatcaaaaactgatAAACAAACCACAATAGATTTTATCCAAATATTTAAAGAACCCATGGCATTGGAACCGGAAAAGTACATACTTAAATTTGaacaattccaaaaatttataattgacaCACAGGGTACCACAAATCCAACTAAAATAAACCAAATCATAAAAGCACTGAATATACGCCCAGAACACATCATAGAAATGATAGACGCCCTATATTACATCCCAGAAAATAATCCCAACGCTAAGTCCGCACTCACcaggttaaaaaagaaaattacagcTAGCCCTAGCAGAAGTCAGACAATGATGCTGATGCATCAAGTACTGGTGAGGAAGACGGAATCTCAACTTAAAATGAATCTTAATAAAACCATAATACAATGGAATGTCAATGGATTTTTTGCAAGACTGtctgaattaaaaatactaattaacaACTATCAACCCAAAATACTATGCTTGCAGGAAACTCACCTGACACCTGACCAAACAGCTCTATTAATGAACTATAATCAGTTTAGACACGACTATGTAGACAATAGAAAAGCATCCGGTGGAGTTGCAACttatgtacataaaaatttatatgcccAACAAATCAATGTTGAAACTCCTTTACAAGCAATAACTGTAGAAATTTTCCTCACACAAaaagacaaattaaaaatatgtaacataTACATTCCACCAGACAAACAATTTACTACCGAAGAAATTCAAAACATAACCGACCAACCAACCGGACCATACATATTGTTGGGAGATTTAAACACACATACAACACTTATAGGAAGCGAAATCACAGATACTCGTGGAAAACAAATTGaagatttaatatttactaataataatttaacgatATTAAACAATGGTAAACCTACGCATTTTTCAACATCTACTGCCAAATTCACAAATATTGATATAACACTATCCACAACACATCTTTCCAGAAGGCTTAAATGGGACACACACGAAGACCTCTGCTCTAGTGATCATTTTCCTATATTGATTGATCATTTACTACAACCGAAAAATAATCACACGGTagtaaaatacatatttgaagATGCTAACTGGGAAGAGTACaaactattaacaaaaattaaggaTGTAAAATCCAACTCGCTACGTGAAAGATTAGATCTCTTACATACTACAATAAACAATGCAATACCACAATgcatacaacaaaaatatatacatcacAAAAACAAGCAGGTTCCCTGGTGGAACAGTAATATAgctgaattaattaaaaaaagaaaaagtatgattagaaaatacaaaaaaaacaaaactgcaagAGTACTTCCaggaatataaaaaactaagagCGAAAGTGAGGcaagaaatattaaaagaaaaacaaaaatgctgGAATGATTTTACCCAAAATATTAATAGCAACACATCAGAGCGGGATATATGGAACAGtataaatagaattaattgGGGAATTACTAATAACCAGAACACAATTAATGCGATAAACTCTAATGGTCAAATAGTAACGGAAAACAAAGACATTGCCGAAGAACTTGCAAAATACTACGCAAATATTTCTACTAATTATCAATTGGATGACAACTATTTtcaacaaagaaataaaattgaaacaacaTCCAATATAGACTTTACCACCCAAAATCAATTACAATACAACAAACCATTTACATTCCATGAATTTTTGCTGTCacttaatcatattaaaaaatcctCACCTGGCCCAGACAATATTCATATAGAAATGTTCCAGAAATTACACGAATCATCTCTTAATCTACTATTAGATATAATGAACGAAATATGGAAAACAGGCGAAATCCCCTACAATTGGAAGGAATGCATTATTGTACCCAtatacaaaaatggaaaaaataaattagatccCTCTAGCTATAGGCCTATATCTCTGACAAATCATATTTCAAAGATACTAGAACGCATGGCTTATAAGAGGCTCCAATGGATTATAGAAAAAAACTCATTACTTCACAATCAACAGTATGGCTTTAGAACCCAACGATCAACAATAGACTGCCTTACTATACTTGATACTGATATTAAAACCGCATTTGCAATCAATCAAAATGTCAATGCAGTCTTTTTCGACATAGAAAAAGCCTTTGATACGACATGGAGACATAAAATCCTACAAACTCTACACAAATGGGGATTGCGCGGCAATTTACCTCTATACATCAAAAACTTTCTGACACAAAGAACATTCAAAGTGAAAGTAAATGGCAAATATTCACATGCATACACCCAAGAAAATGGCATACCACAAGGATCCGTCCTTTCTGCAGTTTTATTTAACATCGCTATCGATGATATTACACAAATAATTCCCTTTCCCACACGTTTCCTCATATATGCAGAcgacataattatatatatccCAACATCCAACCTAAACTatgctcaaaaatatttacaacaggCAGTAAACCAAATAAACGAATGGGGTAAAAAAAACGGGCTCCATTTCTCAACGTCAAAAACCAAATACATGTCATTTCATAGAAAAACTAAACATAAACTTAACCtacaaataaacaacaaatcCATAGAAAACACCATCAGTAAAAAGTTTCTAGGTCTACATTTTGACGAAAAGCTTAAATGGACTGCTCATGTGACTTATCTCAAAAATGAACTCACTCGGAAAATGAACATCCTTAAAATACTATCGAACAAAAACACAGGATCAGACCGCaaaactctaaaaaaaatttactatgcACTCATCAGATCAAAACTAGACTATGGATGTCATTTATACGCATCCGCAAAACCAAGAACTCTGAATcctctaaatattataaataactctGCATTGAGGATAATTACTGGAGCTTACCGGACAACTCCGATAGAAAGTATTTACGCAGAATTGGGAGAACCAAACCTGGCGGAAAGAAGAACATTTATGCTGatgaaaatatgtatcaaaattcACGAAAGACAAAATGAAATCTTAAAGCGCTCCCTCAAAATTCCTCTCGTACTCAAGCacatctttaataataaaaaatccctTCCTAAACCAATTGCCTTATACCAAAATATAACACTTGAAAACTTAAATACAAACCTTAATCTAACCGATCACATTCTCCCTAAAAATACAATCCACCTACTACCACCATGGCAacgattaataattaatgtagatcttacattaaatgaaaatactaaGCAATCAACACCAAATGAACTctataaacaaatgttttatgAACTCAGGCAAAATAAATACCATAACTACATAACCATATATACTGATGGTTCATCAACAGCAACATCGACCACCTGTGCCTTCATTTATAATGAAGCAGAGACTCACA includes:
- the LOC123301403 gene encoding uncharacterized protein LOC123301403, encoding MWIATHSYCMTHFTFDTVLTYQNLLYNVCLGTTSSPKNLWACVNLINGKKKLPIKVENKRKFTEGIVLFLKENEADILKIINEGKRIRIPSIKTLISASSDTDESVRITATPIRSSKYQLNDEWLAAEFNSIRNEYTSQTPQNECYNPNCRSKIIAVEEENENLKEENANLKEENANLKKEIADCKEKMERMKNKMIDHMLGETGEEVENNNVGTKKVGCVGTATGQMA